A region from the Bombyx mori chromosome 15, ASM3026992v2 genome encodes:
- the LOC101743251 gene encoding gustatory receptor for sugar taste 64a, translated as MDKDKFQEFLPTMSRIFSMTRYFGVSTCKPSIAFGWTVILLLMLLAIEVGAIWKIVRLLGGWAVHSTDRGFTARLSGCIFYGNALLSLILSIKFVSSWEQLSERWSRTETDPGLRLPSDSRIKRRTVLVSAFVMTCACVEHMLSMMSATGFDCPPEEYTERYILSSHGFLVQNDEYNLWLAIPIFIMSKLATALWNFQDLIIILISMGFTSRYNRLNTYVHRVVMLERNLKEGAQVSSENYMRFQIWRRIRQAYVRQAALVRLVDDQLGALVLLSNVNNLYFICLQLFLGINSKDRGSFINRLYYFISLGWLMFRACGVVLAAADVYIHSKKALISLYLCPELAYNLEIKRLKYQLKNDEVALTGMGLFSLNRELLLEVAAAVLKYELVLVQYDK; from the exons atggataAGGATAAATTTCAGGAGTTTCTTCCGACAATGTCACGGATCTTCTCGATGACGCGATACTTTGGCGTTTCTACATGTAAGCCCAGTATCGCATTCGGCTGGACagttatattattgttaatgCTACTGGCTATTGAAGTGGGAGCTATATGGAAGATCGTGAGGCTTCTCGGAGGATGGGCGGTTCATAGTACTGATA GGGGCTTCACAGCGAGACTGTCAGGTTGTATATTCTATGGGAACGCTCTTCTATCCCTGATCTTGTCAATCAAATTCGTGTCATCATGGGAACAGTTATCTGAGCGCTGGTCGAGAACAGAAACGGATCCAGGACTGCGACTCCCATCTGATAGTAGAATTAAAAGACGAACTGTCCTAGTAAGTGCCTTCGTCATGACATGCGCTTGTG TGGAGCACATGTTAAGTATGATGTCGGCCACAGGCTTCGATTGTCCTCCTGAAGAATATACGGAGAGATACATTCTAAGCTCACATGGATTCCTCGTTCAAAACG ATGAATACAACCTCTGGTTGGCAATACCGATTTTCATAATGAGTAAACTTGCAACCGCTTTGTGGAATTTCCAAGATTTGATCATTATTTTGATTAGTATGGGATTCACATCGCGATATAATAGACTTAATACGTACGTACATCGAGTTGTGATGCTTGAGAGGAACCTAAAGGAAGGTGCTCAG GTTTCGTCTGAAAATTACATGCGATTCCAAATATGGCGTCGAATTAGACAAGCGTATGTTAGACAGGCAGCCCTCGTGCGGTTAGTTGACGATCAGCTCGGGGCTTTGGTCTTATTGTCAAACGTCAACAATTTATACTTCATCTGTCTTCAATTATTTCTTGGGATCAA TTCAAAAGACAGAGGAAGTTTCATCAACAggttatattatttcatttctcTCGGTTGGTTGATGTTCAGAGCTTGTGGCGTAGTGTTGGCGGCTGCAGACGTATATATTCATTCGAAAAAAGCTTTAATCTCCTTGTACTTGTGTCCCGAATTAGCTTACAACCTGGAG ATTAAGAGATTAAAGTATCAGTTGAAGAATGATGAAGTTGCTCTAACTGGAATGGGTTTATTTTCGTTGAATCGCGAATTGTTGTTAGAG GTAGCCGCAGCCGTTTTGAAATATGAACTGGTTTTAGTGCAATACGATAAAtga
- the LOC134200266 gene encoding mucin-5AC-like: protein MSGGASPPIVSTPGPSRKGRQAMDELYARRPIPRTRPVPMDPGKDDSAGPSVSARVSQGIGPGEGSLPLSTDHPGTPRPRKKARSESDRGSSEDHDKRPRLGPSSKSEGEDSEATSSSPSSSQSSTPDSSRSSSPTGSPIPAVKPVPKPRAPVRTGVAPRLLRSPPRSPSPTISPIPVDSTRGAPALSGTAGNLDSTRYMDLESTKAQQPIPSTSYATIAASQPPVGTRPKPTQPQVPPPPRPRGRAQEELRRHPPIMVEALSNWSRHMAAIRERLGRAPSARPHGAGFRFLPSSAEEYRVIQDYLSRASAADKAIKWFCYALSEEIPSKVAVRGLPADTDAAEVTNALKELGFPARYARCIQAKRGRQGCVFFVALDHLSKGDLARLYSVNELLYLPGVTVEGWRPTRGPAQCHRCQAFGHASTNCHRAVRCVRCAGEHIVADCPRPRDGPLSCANCGKDHAATDRRCVVYRKRARMMGVTIPPPVPPVPRPRNVPAPVAAPVSAPIPKGKGKGKGKSSQTPAPLPPSTLPSASVVEAMPSAATLMAQANPPRRTNKPVPTPRGRASSTTTTVSKPAPLTQNIQSTSTVNRKREKNRKKKLNRKLRKMKEKEANTNNPPITTEPVVPDLQTTQAEAMSTTEASHIDQPSTNEGPVLSEAHQSAPPYTSQPPLPPRPQREQRSGRQASQPAGFAAWLLALWEKLSEVISGITREIASGASPFGALLSGFLVVSNLAVPLTLLMSINGGRHS, encoded by the coding sequence ATGTCTGGTGGGGCTTCTCCCCCCATCGtcagcacacccggcccgtccCGGAAGGGACGTCAAGCAATGGACGAACTATACGCCCGTCGCCCAATCCCACGAACCCGACCGGTCCCGATGGACCCCGGTAAGGACGATTCGGCCGGACCTTCGGTCTCGGCCCGGGTCTCCCAGGGGATCGGACCGGGGGAAGGTTCCCTTCCCTTGTCGACCGATCACCCTGGGACTCCTCGGCCGAGAAAGAAGGCCAGGTCTGAGTCCGACCGAGGCTCATCGGAGGACCACGACAAACGACCGCGACTAGGTCCCTCCTCTAAATCGGAAGGAGAGGATAGCGAGGCCACGTCCTCCTCCCCCTCCTCCTCCCAATCTTCCACTCCAGACTCATCACGATCCTCATCCCCTACTGGGAGTCCCATCCCAGCAGTCAAACCTGTTCCCAAACCGAGGGCCCCCGTCAGGACAGGGGTAGCCCCACGCCTACTTAGATCCCCTCCCCGATCCCCCTCCCCTACCATTTCCCCTATCCCGGTGGATTCGActcgaggtgcccccgccctaagcggcacggcgggcaaTCTGGACTCTACCAGATAtatggacctcgagtccacCAAAGCCCAACAACCCATCCCCTCTACGTCCTACGCGACCATAGCCGCATCACAACCCCCAGTAGGTACACGCCCCAAGCCTACCCAACCGCAAGTTCCCCCACCCCCGAGGCCGAGGGGTCGGGCCCAGGAGGAGCTCCGCCGTCATCCACCTATCATGGTGGAGGCTCTCTCGAACTGGTCTCGCcatatggcggccattagggagcgcctcggtAGGGCTCCTTCTGCCAGACCCCACGGCGCCGGTTTCCGCTTCCTGCCGTCATCGGCGGAGGAGTATAGGGTGATTCAGGACTACCTTTCGAGGGCCTCCGCCGCAGACAAAGCCATTAAATGGTTTTGTTATGCGCTGTCGGAGGAAATACCCTCGAAGGTGGCTGTCCGGGGTCTCCCTGCTGACACCGATGCGGCGGAAGTAACAAACGCCCTCAAGGAGCTGGGCTTTCCTGCCCGATATGCCCGGTGCATCCAGGCTAAGAGGGGGAGACAGGGCTGCGTATTTTTCGTGGCTCTGGACCACCTCTCTAAGGGTGACCTCGCCCGGCTGTATTCAGTTAACGAACTGttatacttgccgggggtgacggtcgagggatggcgtccaacccgggggcctgcgcagtgtcaccgctgccaggccttcgggcacGCGTCCACGAACTGTCACCGtgcggtccgctgcgttcgatgtgccggcgagcacattgtggcggactgcccgaggccaagggatggcccattatcctgcgctaattgcgggaaggaccacgccgccaccgatcggcggtgtgtggtataccgcaagagggccaggatgatgggagtaaccatcCCCCCTCCTGTTCCACCGGTGCCTCGGCCCAGGAATGTCCCAGCTCCAGTAGCTGCTCCTGTGTCCGCACCCATCCCcaaggggaaggggaaggggaaagggaaatcctcCCAAACCCCAGCCCCTCTCCCTCCTAGTACCCTTCCGTCTGCCTCGGTAGTGGAGGCTATGCCGTCAGCGGCCACGCTGATGGCACAGGCAAACCCGCCGAGGCGAACAAACAAGCCTGTCCCTACTCCTCGTGGTCGAGCTTCCTCTACTACCACAACAGTAAGCAAGCCAGCGCCTCTCACTCAGAACATCCAGAGCACGTCCACAGTCAACAGAAAGAGGGAGAAAAATAGGAAGAAAAAGCTAAACAGGAAATTaagaaaaatgaaagaaaaagagGCAAATACTAACAACCCACCCATTACGACCGAGCCAGTTGTGCCGGACCTTCAAACCACCCAAGCTGAGGCAATGTCTACTACTGAGGCCTCACACATCGACCAACCTTCGACTAATGAAGGCCCGGTATTATCCGAGGCCCATCAAAGCGCGCCACCTTACACTAGTCAGCCTCCTcttcccccccgccctcagcgcgagcagcgcagcggtcggcaggcctcacaacctgccggctttgctgcatggctcctCGCGCTCTGGGAGAAATTGTCTGAGGTGATCTCCGGAATTACCCGCGAGATCGCCTCAGGAGCTAGCCCTTTCGGGGCtctcctgtcggg